A genomic window from Streptococcus sanguinis includes:
- the celB gene encoding PTS cellobiose transporter subunit IIC, translated as MDKMFAFLEKYLMGPMGKVSTWRPVRAIVAAGMASIPFTIVGSAFLVLSVIPQAFNIQFIIDLWANSFDKIQALYLLAYKCTMGILSLYFAVVIGYEYTKIYVEEEGLNLNPLNGGLLAVFAYFLTIPELAFSKGAISAVTGESTINGWTVGGDSLTRLSTSGMFTAILMSILAVQLYKLCVKKNWVIKMPEAVPEGVSRSFTALIPGFVIAFVVLFINGIFIMFGTDIYKVIAVPFAFVTHITNTWFGIVIIYLLVHALWIVGIHGATIVMGLVNPILLANIAQNVDGKFFAYAGEFTNSYVTIGGSGATLLLCIYIAFRAKSEQLRMLGKASMGPAIFNINEPIIFGLPIVYNPILAIPFILAPVVSASIGYWAVQLGIAGKAIVQTPWPTPVGLGAYVGSGGSLGAFIVAIICAVAAFVIWYPFIRMYDNKLHKEEMEMAAESAIS; from the coding sequence ATGGATAAAATGTTTGCATTTTTAGAAAAATATCTTATGGGACCTATGGGTAAGGTTTCGACCTGGCGTCCTGTTCGTGCTATTGTGGCTGCTGGGATGGCCAGTATTCCCTTTACCATTGTTGGATCAGCCTTCTTAGTTCTAAGTGTTATTCCGCAAGCCTTTAATATACAATTTATAATTGATTTATGGGCCAATTCTTTTGATAAAATTCAAGCCTTATACTTGTTAGCCTATAAGTGTACAATGGGGATTTTGTCTCTCTACTTTGCAGTAGTAATCGGTTATGAATATACAAAGATATATGTCGAAGAGGAAGGTTTGAATCTCAATCCTCTCAATGGTGGACTTTTGGCAGTATTTGCTTATTTCTTAACCATACCAGAATTAGCTTTTTCTAAAGGCGCTATTTCAGCGGTGACTGGCGAGTCAACAATTAATGGATGGACTGTTGGTGGAGATAGTCTGACTCGCCTTTCTACATCAGGTATGTTTACAGCTATTTTGATGTCTATTTTGGCTGTGCAGCTTTACAAGCTTTGTGTGAAAAAGAACTGGGTTATAAAAATGCCTGAAGCTGTTCCAGAAGGGGTTTCTCGTTCGTTTACAGCATTGATTCCTGGTTTTGTGATTGCATTTGTGGTACTTTTCATAAACGGTATCTTTATTATGTTTGGTACTGATATTTATAAAGTCATTGCGGTTCCTTTTGCTTTTGTAACTCATATTACAAATACTTGGTTTGGCATTGTTATCATTTACCTTTTAGTGCACGCACTTTGGATTGTTGGTATCCATGGTGCCACCATTGTAATGGGACTGGTAAATCCAATACTTCTGGCTAACATAGCGCAAAATGTTGACGGAAAATTCTTTGCTTACGCTGGTGAATTTACGAACTCCTATGTAACTATTGGTGGTTCTGGGGCAACTTTACTTCTATGTATTTATATTGCTTTCCGCGCTAAATCAGAGCAGCTTCGTATGCTTGGGAAAGCATCAATGGGACCTGCCATCTTTAACATAAATGAGCCAATTATCTTTGGTCTTCCAATTGTTTATAATCCGATCTTAGCGATTCCATTTATTTTAGCACCAGTTGTATCGGCCTCTATTGGCTACTGGGCTGTTCAACTTGGTATTGCTGGTAAAGCTATTGTCCAAACACCATGGCCAACTCCTGTTGGTTTAGGAGCCTATGTAGGTTCAGGCGGAAGTTTAGGAGCATTTATCGTTGCAATCATCTGTGCTGTAGCAGCTTTCGTCATCTGGTATCCATTCATTCGGATGTACGACAATAAGCTTCATAAGGAAGAGATGGAAATGGCTGCAGAGTCAGCTATTAGCTAA
- a CDS encoding DUF1310 family protein translates to MKKIFVIFLSIITLSSAMLLGGCSMLNSRSEKEEMLQIAESKKMKRALEDFLKELDPKALTAEGKIKSYEIQKDKLNYNPMGGIMIQMFINGDKNISLSVTVVEDSTTGNFEIATNSRSRKLSDLLAK, encoded by the coding sequence ATGAAAAAAATTTTTGTAATCTTTCTGAGTATCATCACGCTCAGTTCAGCTATGCTTTTAGGAGGTTGCAGTATGCTAAACAGTCGGTCAGAAAAAGAAGAAATGCTTCAGATTGCAGAGAGTAAAAAGATGAAGAGAGCCTTGGAAGATTTTCTTAAGGAATTAGATCCCAAAGCTTTGACAGCAGAAGGGAAGATTAAATCCTATGAAATTCAAAAGGATAAGTTAAATTATAACCCAATGGGAGGGATAATGATTCAAATGTTTATTAACGGAGATAAGAATATAAGTTTAAGTGTAACAGTAGTAGAAGATTCAACTACTGGTAACTTTGAAATTGCCACAAATTCAAGAAGTCGGAAACTTAGTGATCTATTGGCGAAATAG
- a CDS encoding DUF1310 family protein codes for MKKIFVIFLSIITLSSAMFLGGCSMINSQSEKEEMIQIAEGKKAQRAIEELLRQEDSKALTEEGIIKEYSINKDKLEYNPMGGLIVELIINGDPELTIKTTLMEESEEKLEHTGYVISGELAKKLRGE; via the coding sequence ATGAAGAAAATTTTTGTAATATTTCTGAGTATCATCACGCTCAGTTCAGCTATGTTTTTAGGAGGTTGCAGTATGATAAATAGTCAGTCAGAAAAAGAAGAAATGATTCAGATTGCGGAGGGGAAGAAAGCGCAGAGGGCAATAGAAGAATTACTGAGACAGGAAGATTCTAAAGCATTGACTGAGGAGGGCATTATAAAAGAATATTCAATAAATAAAGATAAATTAGAGTATAATCCTATGGGGGGGTTAATCGTTGAACTTATAATCAATGGTGATCCAGAATTAACTATTAAAACAACATTGATGGAAGAATCTGAAGAGAAATTAGAACACACAGGTTATGTAATCTCTGGTGAACTCGCAAAGAAATTGAGGGGAGAATGA
- a CDS encoding PTS cellobiose transporter subunit IIA, with amino-acid sequence MNQEELQVAAFEIILHSGTARTIVHEAFADMREGRYDAAAEKLETSNESLLEAHHAQTKLLQDYASGIEIRIEIIMVHAQDHLMTTMTLREVALEMLNLYRKVEETNS; translated from the coding sequence ATGAACCAAGAAGAGTTGCAAGTTGCCGCTTTTGAAATTATTCTTCACAGTGGGACAGCCCGCACCATTGTTCATGAAGCCTTTGCTGATATGCGTGAAGGTCGCTATGATGCAGCAGCAGAAAAGCTGGAAACCTCCAATGAATCCCTGCTAGAAGCTCATCATGCCCAGACTAAGCTCTTGCAGGACTATGCTAGCGGAATTGAAATTAGGATTGAAATCATCATGGTGCATGCTCAGGATCATCTCATGACGACCATGACCCTGCGCGAAGTTGCACTTGAAATGCTCAACCTCTACCGTAAGGTAGAAGAGACCAACAGCTAG
- a CDS encoding DUF1310 family protein, protein MKKIVIIFLSIITLSSAMFLGGCSMLNSRSEKEEMIQIAESKKSKRLIKQMLKKKDPGALTEKGIIKKYTIDERSLEYNPMGGLIVELIINDDPDLTITTTLTEDSNGQMEYSGYVISGELAKKLRGE, encoded by the coding sequence ATGAAGAAAATAGTTATTATTTTTCTGAGTATCATTACGCTCAGTTCTGCTATGTTTTTAGGAGGGTGCAGTATGCTAAATAGTCGGTCAGAAAAAGAAGAAATGATCCAGATTGCGGAGAGTAAAAAATCTAAGAGATTGATTAAGCAAATGTTAAAGAAGAAAGATCCTGGAGCATTGACAGAAAAGGGAATAATCAAAAAATATACAATAGACGAAAGAAGTCTTGAGTATAATCCCATGGGAGGTTTAATTGTTGAGCTTATAATCAACGATGATCCTGACTTGACAATTACAACAACATTAACGGAAGATTCTAATGGACAGATGGAGTATTCTGGATACGTAATTTCTGGTGAACTCGCAAAGAAATTGAGAGGAGAATAA
- a CDS encoding competence protein CoiA, which translates to MFVARNHKGLLCNALEDKIEKGADFVCPACSGAVRFKKGKVMQPHFAHISLEECRFYRENESAEHLNLKAELFRWAVQTEEVEVEAFLPVLQQIADLLVDEKLALEVQCSPLSIERLQERTLSYRQHGYQVLWLLGRKLWLKDSLTRLQKDFLYFSKNMGFHLWELDQEKQVLRLKYLIHEDLHGKVQHKTKNFPFGHGRLLDILRLPFQKQEMNSFLAQQDPHICNYIRRQLYYQQPRWMQLQAQLYQAGDNLLTKSAEDFYPQVRPIQAASFCQITTDLSDYYQQFENYYANLQQKNLQIVYSPAFYEMIRENC; encoded by the coding sequence ATGTTTGTGGCGCGAAATCATAAGGGGCTTTTGTGTAATGCTCTGGAGGATAAGATTGAGAAGGGGGCTGATTTCGTCTGCCCAGCTTGTTCAGGGGCAGTCCGTTTTAAAAAAGGTAAGGTTATGCAGCCGCACTTTGCGCATATTTCGCTAGAAGAGTGTCGTTTTTATAGGGAAAATGAGAGTGCTGAGCACCTGAACCTTAAAGCAGAGCTTTTTCGCTGGGCTGTCCAGACAGAAGAAGTTGAGGTGGAGGCTTTTTTGCCTGTACTGCAGCAGATTGCTGATCTACTGGTTGATGAAAAACTGGCGCTTGAAGTCCAGTGCAGTCCCCTAAGTATAGAACGGCTGCAGGAACGGACGCTTTCTTACCGCCAGCATGGCTATCAGGTTCTCTGGCTTTTGGGGAGAAAACTTTGGCTCAAGGATTCCCTAACCCGTCTGCAGAAAGATTTTCTCTATTTTAGTAAAAATATGGGCTTTCATCTCTGGGAGCTGGATCAAGAAAAGCAAGTTCTGCGTCTCAAATACCTGATTCACGAAGATCTGCATGGAAAAGTCCAGCACAAGACCAAGAACTTTCCCTTTGGTCACGGCCGGCTTTTGGATATTTTGCGTTTGCCCTTTCAAAAGCAGGAGATGAACAGCTTTCTAGCCCAGCAAGATCCGCACATCTGCAATTATATCCGTCGTCAGCTTTATTACCAGCAGCCTAGATGGATGCAGCTGCAGGCCCAGCTCTATCAGGCTGGCGATAATCTCCTGACTAAGTCAGCAGAGGATTTCTATCCACAGGTTCGGCCAATACAAGCTGCCTCTTTCTGTCAGATAACTACTGACCTGAGTGACTATTACCAGCAGTTTGAGAATTATTACGCCAATCTCCAGCAAAAAAATCTGCAAATTGTTTATTCACCAGCTTTTTATGAGATGATAAGAGAAAATTGCTAA
- a CDS encoding DUF1310 family protein yields the protein MKKIFVIFLSIITLSSSMFLGGCSMLNSRSEKEEMIQIAESKKMKSVIEEGLKKIDPQALTPEGKIKSYEINKKSLTQNPMGGLMFDLIINGDEEVTLGYVITEDENGKFHRDGTVWSPKLIELMDEENVNSNEE from the coding sequence ATGAAGAAAATTTTTGTAATCTTTTTGAGTATCATCACGCTCAGTTCATCTATGTTTTTAGGAGGTTGCAGTATGCTAAACAGTCGGTCGGAAAAAGAAGAAATGATTCAAATTGCAGAAAGTAAAAAGATGAAGAGTGTTATTGAGGAAGGGCTGAAAAAGATTGACCCTCAAGCATTAACACCTGAAGGGAAAATTAAAAGTTATGAAATTAATAAAAAGTCACTAACTCAGAACCCAATGGGAGGATTAATGTTTGATTTAATCATTAATGGTGACGAGGAAGTAACACTAGGATATGTCATTACAGAGGACGAAAATGGGAAATTTCACAGAGATGGGACTGTGTGGTCACCGAAGCTTATAGAACTAATGGATGAAGAAAATGTAAATAGCAATGAAGAATAA
- a CDS encoding PRD domain-containing protein yields the protein MLHQKEKHILQYLMDNRDQFIASKELAAHLSCSDRTVRSYLKNLMAMTSEQTGWTITAKQGYGYQLKISDREAYQEFLKAEVLMEAAQTNLEGIEDRYNYILNKLLFEQEEVYFDDLVSELFVSRSTLSSDFKKIRQDLAKYDLQIESKAKRGVYVKGSERNIRRFIMDYFFHDNFFYVLHNYIAIEISGRPISLEELTIIVLDECREGQLRVSDFVIQNLVIHIALSLKRIGEGFQISQLDGCNLKDYSAESRIAQRILDRIHLATGLEFPKEEVDYITLHLISKAGLKLDKQEKGDIVEQLRAQLSRALEEEEGLRDYAFQSDFQLVEGLVTHLSTLLIRLKNHVRMDNPLLADIQQQYAPVLAMTRDLLAGMPLFGDEELPDDEVAYVALHFMAAMERHKEKQKFNILVICATGYGSAQMLKNRIDHELGNLVHIVDVIGYYELNDERLKNIDFIISSIDLSNLVFTLPVFTVSIFLKPEEIKEIKQKMANLKSKKGCRMDIKISEEVSDLEAVFDDYFSPECFIVLDQADKEEALTELLERMAVGEDGEFPAQMRSLMEQRERMSSVVFSDTIAVPHPIKPCAKKHRIGLTIVQSGLNWSEDYPEISLIFLASPSIYDNEGMDRLTSKIVDLLEEPDLQQQIRACQTFEEFKQIFLSIK from the coding sequence GTGTTGCATCAAAAGGAAAAACACATTCTTCAGTATTTGATGGACAATAGGGACCAATTCATCGCTAGTAAGGAATTGGCTGCCCACTTATCTTGTTCGGACCGTACAGTAAGAAGCTACCTTAAGAATTTGATGGCTATGACGTCTGAGCAGACTGGCTGGACCATCACGGCCAAACAGGGCTATGGTTACCAGTTGAAAATCAGTGATAGAGAAGCCTATCAGGAATTTCTCAAAGCTGAGGTTTTGATGGAAGCTGCCCAGACTAATTTGGAAGGCATTGAAGATCGCTACAATTATATCTTGAACAAGCTCTTGTTTGAGCAAGAAGAAGTTTATTTTGATGATTTAGTCAGCGAACTCTTTGTCAGTCGCTCGACCCTATCTTCGGATTTCAAGAAGATTCGGCAGGATTTGGCCAAGTACGATTTGCAAATTGAAAGCAAGGCAAAGAGAGGTGTCTATGTCAAAGGTAGCGAGCGTAATATCCGCCGCTTTATTATGGATTATTTTTTCCATGATAATTTCTTTTATGTCTTGCATAACTATATCGCTATCGAGATTTCTGGGCGGCCAATCAGCCTGGAAGAATTGACTATTATCGTGTTGGACGAATGCCGTGAAGGCCAGCTGAGAGTGTCGGACTTTGTTATTCAAAATCTGGTCATCCATATCGCGCTGTCCCTTAAGCGCATCGGTGAAGGTTTTCAAATTAGCCAGCTGGACGGCTGCAATCTAAAAGACTATAGTGCAGAAAGTCGGATTGCGCAGCGAATTTTGGATCGGATTCATCTGGCAACAGGTTTAGAATTTCCCAAAGAAGAGGTGGATTATATCACCCTGCATTTGATTTCCAAGGCTGGTTTGAAGCTGGACAAGCAGGAAAAAGGGGACATAGTAGAGCAGTTGCGTGCTCAACTTTCAAGAGCACTGGAAGAAGAGGAAGGTCTTCGTGATTATGCCTTTCAGTCCGACTTTCAGTTGGTGGAAGGTCTGGTCACCCATCTCTCTACCTTGCTTATCCGCCTGAAAAATCATGTCAGAATGGATAATCCCTTGTTAGCAGATATTCAGCAGCAATATGCACCTGTGCTGGCTATGACACGGGATCTTCTGGCGGGCATGCCCTTGTTTGGTGACGAGGAGTTGCCAGATGATGAGGTTGCTTATGTTGCTCTGCATTTTATGGCAGCTATGGAGCGACATAAGGAGAAGCAGAAGTTCAACATTCTCGTCATCTGTGCAACTGGTTATGGTTCAGCTCAGATGCTGAAAAATAGGATTGACCACGAGTTGGGAAATCTTGTTCACATCGTAGATGTGATTGGTTACTATGAGCTCAATGATGAACGTCTCAAAAATATCGACTTTATCATCTCTTCAATCGACTTGTCCAATCTGGTCTTTACACTGCCCGTCTTTACGGTTAGTATTTTCCTCAAACCCGAGGAAATTAAGGAAATCAAGCAGAAGATGGCAAATTTGAAGTCTAAGAAAGGCTGTCGGATGGATATTAAGATCTCCGAGGAAGTGTCAGACTTGGAAGCAGTCTTTGACGATTATTTCTCGCCGGAGTGCTTTATAGTATTGGATCAAGCTGATAAGGAAGAAGCTTTGACTGAGCTTTTGGAGAGAATGGCAGTTGGTGAAGATGGAGAATTCCCAGCTCAGATGCGCAGCTTGATGGAGCAGCGCGAGCGCATGAGTTCCGTTGTCTTTTCGGATACTATCGCTGTCCCTCACCCTATAAAGCCTTGCGCCAAGAAGCACAGGATTGGCTTGACAATCGTCCAGTCAGGCCTGAACTGGTCTGAGGATTATCCTGAAATTAGTTTGATTTTTTTAGCTTCGCCATCCATCTATGACAATGAAGGGATGGACAGGTTGACTTCTAAAATTGTTGATTTGCTGGAAGAGCCAGACCTGCAACAGCAGATACGGGCTTGCCAGACCTTTGAAGAATTTAAACAAATATTCTTAAGTATCAAATAA